Within Xiphias gladius isolate SHS-SW01 ecotype Sanya breed wild chromosome 14, ASM1685928v1, whole genome shotgun sequence, the genomic segment GTGGGGGCACTAGAGGAAaattcaggggatcaccaaagtcattagcattcatcctctgggcaccatgaatgtctttagaCAATTTCACTGCAATCCATCCATTTCTCTTTAAACTGAAAGCAGGGCAGACTAGATACAAAGTGTGTTAAGTGTGTTTAGACTTAAAAGCGTTAAGCCTACCATAGATCAGAATATTAACCTCAACTGTGAACAGGTTTaggcaaaacattaaaaatttcaaatactATGTTTATCAATGTTTGGCACAAATGAGTTGATAATGAcagtttttgtgatttgtgattcaTTCTTGTATCATGGGTAGGATTAGGTCTTAAATCAAATCTATCCTAGCATGCATCAATTGGAACACAGTGAAACAATCTGGACACGCAAAGAGTCTCCAGTCCACTTGACCTGCTGATCTATGGACTATTAGAGAAAGCTACAGACAAGGGAAAAAACCTCTTGACTTGCATTTTAACCATCATGTTATCATATAAAACCCAATGATACATCCACCTGGTAAACAACAAGCTATCAGGCTGCCCTGATgggaaatgcaaatgaaaagctgTAAAAGTCTTTTCACCCTTGGTTTCAGCTGCCAGAGATGTATTATGTCAAACTAATATGTTATCAAAAGTATGCCTAAATGACCATAATCTTCAAATCCTATCATGCAAATATAagatctatatctatatctacaGTATTAGGGGTTATATAACTTCTTATTTTAGAACAACACAGTTTCATATGCAGCAAGATTTTAATGAATTATCTGTGAGAGTTTTGAAGAATATAGAGATTacagtgatgatggtgatggtaaAAGATGATGCTGTCCAACTGTGAGATTTATTCAtacataaaacagcaacaggTTTGTAGCTATAAACCAGTGTGATTACAGTGGTTATATGTAGCTGATGGTGTAACACTTGTGCTAAAGCAGACCTAGATATTCAAAAAGCATCCATATTTAGTCatgtcatgtcttttttttttcaggtcaaaTTTATAAGTAGGTGAGATAATTtaatatgtttgtttctttcgTGTATTTTATTGAAACTAGGAAGAATTTAGACGCAGGACTTTTAGTGGATATCAGGTCAAATCATGGTGTCTGTAAgtggttttaaataaaatacgaCAATTTTGCAAACCCatattttcacttgttttcagaACAATGTTTTAAGATTTAATACTTGATCCAACTACCTCTTAATATTGTTCTTACTGATTTAAGAGAGGCATCTAATATCATGATAAACATTTTACCTCATCCAGTTAGTGGTTTCGGGCAATGGTTGGAGGTGATGAACACGTGGAAGCCCGTTCTCACCACTTGGGGTAAAAGAAACCACAAAATTCCAATGATATGTTTTTCCACTATTAAGCCTTTTCTTAGGCCTGGTGTATGCTACTGTGTCGAATTGACGCCCTAGTTACGCCGTAGCCGCGTAcccttgttttggttttgttttaaggtgTCACAAGACTGAAATGTTGGGAACTGTAATGGTAACTTTAAAACTTAGTTTACAAGTGATATTCCACGCACTCAGTACGTATAATCACACATTACAGCCTAGCCCTAGCCACTGAGGTTATGAGTTGCTGGTTGGAAAGAATAGGAGATTTTACTCTTTATTCAGGCTGCCACTGTTAATCTAATACATCAAAGttgattataattattataactAAAAATTAAGGTCTACTGTGTGCATGATTTCTCCGTTAATGGTATTGGATCAGGTATTCTGTATATATAATCTATATTCTATAGGTAACTGTACTCAAAGCATACGTTTTCTCGCTTTCAAAGTTCAGGAATATAGCGCACTTTTGGATGTGTATGAGGTGCCAGGTTTTCCCTCTCACAATAACTTCCTGTTAAACACAACGCAGTCTGGTCCTGGAAACCACGTGCTAATTCACGTGCATCATGcctttgtttcaaattcaagTTCTGTCTTGTCtatactgttttttctttggtttatgtttgtgtctaaCATTTAAAGTTgcagtttctcagttttctgaACATGTGACCAAAACATTTTAGCCATGCTATAGGCAGGGCTTGTGGGATGTTGctcttttggactgttgattcaccagttttgtacagacattcatggtgcccagacaACGTATCCCACTGACTTTGTTTATCCTTCCCCTAGTGCCACCAGCGGacagacatttgtggttttgactgaaatgtccCAAAAACTGTTGAatgaatttccatgaaattttgttaCTCTTGTTATACTCTTTAGCTAATAGTTCATTACGATAATTACTTCCAAAAGGAATCAAAGAAATCACAATATTTGTATCTGTTACCCCCCATCTCCATCCTCACTCTTGCATCCctgaacaaaaaatacacatataatacctaatacaaaaacaaataaataaatgcataaacaaaaaaatatgggGAACAGAAACAGGTGCATTTAGCTCTTGACAAATTGTGCACATTTGCACCCTTTATATTGTAAACCCTATTCTTTCATCTATATATTCATATAACTGTGAAATTTTAATTATAAGACCTTCGATGATTTGTACCTCCAATTCAAGTGTATAATGTCTGTTCTGATCTTATTCCATCCAAATTCAGGTAAATTAACTTCCAAATCCTGCGAGTTAACATCTCTATTTTGTTAACTTCATTAATAATATCGTTCCATTCGTGGTGCATATTGTTTCAGCCAATATTTGGTTATCTGCTTAAGTGCTGCTTCTCTTAAAATTCTAAAGAGGTGCTTGTCAGATTGCTGAGAAAGTAAATGAAGTGTTTTACTTCATAGTAATTATACTGGCCCCGATGAGAGCATGCATTGAAATTAAATATCCATAGTTTACCTTATCTCGGTCCCCTGTTAATACTAAGAACAGCTACGTTAAAGATTTCCTTACTTTGAGTTATGCTCGCaaacacaatgttaaaaaagaacaaacataaGATCCGGAACATATAtgcaaatatactgtacctgTAATTTATATGGTCAAAAGAATTACAGATTGGACGTTTAAACTACTGGACTGTAACAAATACCAATTTGAATTCACCGCAAGTTTTTAATGCTGATATGCAATTGTCAGAAAACAACTTTCACTATATTGCAACTTCTGATGTTCCACCGGTAATAATATCACTCTCAAAAACAAAGtttcaaatacacaaaactcaCTTATTTTAatgatccaaacaaattaaTATTGATTGTGTACTAAGgcatatcacttttttttaatgaaagcccttttaaaaaagaaactaaaattaaaaaaaaaaaatccaaagtatGAAGAAACAGTGACGATAGTGAAGAGGAGGTCATTCAGAAACTGTGAGTGAAAGATAGAgggaaatggcaaaaaaaaagcaaaattgcTTTAAGCAACTTGTGACCACCTGACCTGTGACTAAGAATAGCACAGACTTGAATGGTGAGCTAAAGGATGTACAGACTGGGTGACTTTCAACAGTGTTTAACTGTGGAGAATGTGACGGGGGttgtaaagtttgttttataattaaACATTAAGGAAGATCACAAGGTTTGACGCACTCTGAATGGCCTATTAATGTGGCTGCTTCTAATTATGTAACAATCAGTCTGCATGTCAACAGAGGTTAAAGACAGCAagacacaaaggaaaaagactGGGAGAAACACTGGTGTCTAGACATAACACTCAGATTCTGCTCTGGTTTTGACCCTCATCAGTGAGAGGAGACAGTCAGGATAAGGTGGTGAAGGTCTTAGGTTGTAGATCTGACAGAAATCTAAGAAAAATTCTTCAGAGGATTCAGTGGTATCATGCATACTGAAAGATACCGTCAAATTATAATTCACAGAGGAGGTTCCGTAATTCAAATTCAGCAATGAATGAGCTTTCGAGGATTTCTCTAGACCTCCAGGACTCAAAGAGAATGTAAGTACGATATGTTTCATTTGTAATGCAGTGAGGCTTATTTtgaatgctttttgttttatacacCTGGGACAGTTAGACTTATATATTCCTATCATTTACCTCTCCTGTAGACATAATGCATGGAAATCAAGAATACAAAAGTACTTCATCCAGAGTCCATTACCATGGAGGAAAATCAACAGGtggattttaatttgatgataCTGCATATTAATATTGTATTGtctaatattttgttaaaatgtgaacaaaatcaaaaaccttCCTTTTCTTCAAtctacagacaggaaacaaatgaAGCAAGCCTTCTGGGAGACTCTCTGGAGACACTCCTTTCccagaaatgtaattttcatcTGCTTTCAAGCAACACAAAACTAATATCATGGGTTTTGgattttctggctttttttgttttgtttttgttttgtttgtttttttactgttttcttaaTAAAAAGTTATGTTCTCTTGTGTTACAGGTGGACAGATAGCATTTCGGGGCTTCCTGAAGTCAGAGTTCTGTGACGAAAACCTGGACTTCTGGCTTGCATGTCAAGAGTTCAAAACTTTTGACAGTCCAGAGGAGCTAACAAGGAGAGCAGCAAGGATTTATGAAGAGTTCATCAGGGCTGAGTCCCCCAGACAGGTAAAAATACACTACTGGATGACAGAATCAAAAGGGGAGAACTTTTGTGCAGGCAAATGTGCTCAAAACTAAATATAAGCATAGGATAAGAAAAACctaattttgtttgtgcatgaaTATTCAATGTCTTTATTGAAAGAGTGAGAACAAGTGGAATTTTCTAGAAAAATGCTCGGGTAGTTAaagtcctaaaaaaaaacactgccctGTATAATTTACTTTACATTAACCACAGCAACCAGATAGTTACTTTCTGACTCTGGTCATGATGCAGGTGGCTGCACACACTGTGCAGTATGTATCGCACATTAAATGTCTAAATAGTAACTGCACGTTCAGTTATTTTAGCTGTGTGTTCCTTTACATATCCTTACAGGTAAACGTAGATTTCTACACAAGAGAGATCATTAGTCAGAGTCTCCAGCAACCAAGTCCATCATGTTTTGCCGTGGCACAGAAGAAAATCTACAGCCTAATGGCGAACGGAGCCTTCCCACGCTTCATCAAATCTGAGCAGTACAAAGTCCTGTGTGATGCAGCTTCTAAACAGAGAGGCTTTGGGAAGCGATGGAAGGCCAGACACCGAGCAGACACTTCCTCTTCCCTCAAAATGTCACATCAGCAACATAATGTCTGATGAGACTGAAAGTTGTGCCAGTGACAGGTCATAACATACCGCAGGCGGTGCCATCTGGTCCACAGTGAACACTGGACATCACCAAAAgtcaaactgtaaattaaaacttAGTAATATTCATGAATTGCACATGATTGCAGGACTGTCGTGTATTGTGCACTTGTTTGCActtaaacaatattttaaaaaatgtagatgaCCTTGACATGTATGCATCATGAAGCTCTGCAATGCTATGGACTTTAATTTTGTgttaaataaatggaaaatgttcaACTGACTTGGTGTGCTACTGCCACCCAGTGGTGACTTCTGAAAacttacaaacaaaaataaattttgagcTACTGGTCtcaatatttgcaaaaaaaataagttatacagatgtgtgtgttttaatgagaaaaaaaatgataatttatgAACCTCTTAACTTTTCTTCACTTGTTGTCTGACCCTGACATGCACCAGAAAGACACATTCAAGATGTAACCAACAGTAACCCTGAATGAATGGAGGTTTTTAATCAACTGTAACCTGTTGTATATTATATAACCTCACCAACTCCCACAAATATAcaagtcagttttattattataaaggGGGATTCCTAAATAGGCTGAGTTTGAGAAAAAACCATTCCATTTCAGTCCATTTGAAATCACATTTCTAAAATAATCTCCGGTAgatctcttccttttctgtcaaATTCTTACAAAAAGAATGTCATTTGTCTAAATGCATTCAGTCTGTGTTCAATTAACAAGTAATGTCTCGTGGTAAagagaccaagaaaagcagtcAATTCTGCTGGAGTGCACAATTCAGCCATCAAtacttttcctactgtgacatatCAAAATGTCCTCCGTGGAGAAGGCCAATCGTTGGCTCCATCCATCAAAACTAGCATTGTActtgaaaatggaaatttgaaatGGACATTTACAGGAGGGCCATCTGAGTCATAAGTACTCCACAGAGAGACGGGTGGTATGAACAGTCCTCATACTTTATAAGCAATGGGTCAGCACGCAACATTATCGTCTAATTCTCTGTGCCTCCTTCCATGTTCTGTAGCCTACCACTGACATATCTGctttgattatgaaaatagtgGTTATAAAACCCAGCAGTATCGGGAATCAATTAGCCAAGTAAGAAAGCATACAAAGAATGTGACTGAGTGTTAGCTCCACAAATGCATCATagaagaataagaataaaaatatagcaaaagcaagggaaaaataaataataaatagtgaaaaaaaaaacaaaactaaatttaaatctATTTACAGACAATCATGGTATTGGATGGCatataaaaaactgaaatgaaatatgtaCTGTGCTATGGAGAAAGAAGTGACGAGTATGAAATATATGAAGGTAACAAGTGCGAAAATTAGATGTGCATAATTAAACTGTTTAACACTGGAGTTGGAAGGCAATGTACAATGTAAAGTCCAGTGAGATGAAGCAGGTCATCTCCTCGGCTGAGTGAATTATGCGCTGCAGCCTCTGACTGTCCTGTTTGGTTGCTGCACTGTAACAGAAGGTGTTGGATGATGTCTGGATGGACTCAGCGATGGCAGTGTAGAGCCGGGTCAAGGAGGTGTAAAGAGGAGTGGATGTATAATGGGGGGAAAGGGGGGTCTAGATTGAGCCTTTGTCTGTCAACCCTGCATTAGAACTCGTTCAGGTCGTCTGCCAGGTGACGGTCATCTGTAGAGATGATGAATGGTGATTTCTTGCAGGCCTTTCCAAACCGACGATGAGTGGTGGGCCAAGAAACTGACCTTTGAGCATCTCAGCATGCCTCTCTCTGGCTGCTGTAATTATTCCCTTCAGCTCacgaggagagagaggaggtaaaAGGGACAGAAGTGATGTGTATAACTGACCACCAGATGATCTGGGTGTCAAGGGGAGTCAGTGGATGGACATTTCACTTAGAAATTCTATTAAAGATTTTGCTGGGTGGAGATGCACTGTACAAGTACTACTACAAGTACTACTGCGTGGGACTCCGCTTAGGTCAagagcaaatgttttatgaccCACTactgcgagagagagagagagagagagagagagagagagagcgagagagaaacgTGATACCGTGTGTGATGGTACTCTGTATCCCAGCATCCATCACGGCACCGCCCCTGGTTAGCTCACTGACGGTCAGTGGGAAGGCCTTTTTGTCATCTAGCTACATCAAAAACTTGAGCACTGTGCACGTATATTGTGGTAAGTTCGTGTGTATATCACGCAGGTCTGATTGGCGACAAAAATTGCTGTGATTAGCAACAGTGTATGTTAGCAGTGAAAACGACACAGTTTGGTTAAGGTTATCGTAGCTAAGGAGCCAGCTGCCCATCCCAGGCGAGCTGCACCAAGCCGACTAGCCCAGCTTTCCGGTACCCGGCTAGGAAAAAGCTCAGATATGAGACTTTATAGTTTGTGGTTGGAGGACACCGGATGGGTAACATTACTGTGCAGCTAAAGCAAAGAAACCTTAGGAGTAgagtgaatatatatatatatatatataaatataattatttttattttttttaatttatttatttatttatttttacctcatAACTAGCTATATAAGTATTTAACATGAATAGACCATTATTAAAATCTGCTCAGCCAGC encodes:
- the LOC120799235 gene encoding regulator of G-protein signaling 21-like — encoded protein: MNELSRISLDLQDSKRIHNAWKSRIQKYFIQSPLPWRKINRQETNEASLLGDSLETLLSQKCGQIAFRGFLKSEFCDENLDFWLACQEFKTFDSPEELTRRAARIYEEFIRAESPRQVNVDFYTREIISQSLQQPSPSCFAVAQKKIYSLMANGAFPRFIKSEQYKVLCDAASKQRGFGKRWKARHRADTSSSLKMSHQQHNV